From Parasphaerochaeta coccoides DSM 17374, a single genomic window includes:
- a CDS encoding ABC transporter permease, giving the protein MKKLDNFTDTLTKPTLYHRFMKTKLLWFMLIPVIAYFVLFAYIPMVGIWLAFTKFDFRLGLLKSPFIGLKNFDYLFKSGIFGRLLRNTILYNLAFILGGNIVQIICAVFLGEIKNKRFVKISQSIIFLPYFISYVLVGLFSYALFNIDNGVINTILRNLGFVQYNFYLKPQAWPFIIIAVQIWKGLGYGSVVYLSVISGIDQEIYESARIDGATKWQQISYITLPMIKPTFILLVMFNLGNILKGQFQLFYQLIGNNGLLYNVTDIIDTYVYRSLTVNFDIGMGSAAGVFQSVFGCILVLTVNALVKRFNEDLALF; this is encoded by the coding sequence ATGAAGAAGCTTGATAATTTTACAGATACTCTGACTAAACCCACCTTATACCATCGATTCATGAAAACCAAATTATTATGGTTCATGCTGATTCCTGTAATTGCATATTTCGTCCTTTTTGCTTATATCCCCATGGTAGGCATTTGGCTTGCCTTTACAAAGTTTGATTTCCGTCTTGGCTTGTTAAAAAGTCCTTTTATAGGACTGAAGAACTTTGATTATCTCTTCAAAAGCGGCATCTTTGGCCGTTTGCTCAGAAACACAATCCTTTATAATCTGGCGTTCATTCTGGGCGGGAATATTGTACAAATCATCTGCGCGGTTTTCTTGGGAGAAATAAAGAATAAGCGTTTTGTCAAAATAAGCCAATCCATAATCTTCCTACCCTATTTCATATCGTATGTACTTGTAGGGCTTTTCTCCTATGCTCTCTTCAATATAGATAATGGCGTAATCAACACAATCCTGAGAAATCTGGGATTTGTACAATATAATTTCTATCTCAAGCCCCAGGCTTGGCCCTTCATCATAATTGCAGTCCAGATATGGAAAGGGCTTGGCTATGGTAGTGTCGTGTATCTCTCTGTCATCAGTGGTATTGATCAGGAAATTTACGAATCAGCACGAATAGATGGCGCTACAAAATGGCAGCAGATTTCGTATATCACGCTTCCCATGATAAAACCAACTTTCATTCTCTTGGTCATGTTCAATCTAGGCAACATCCTCAAGGGTCAATTCCAATTGTTCTATCAACTGATAGGCAATAATGGCCTTTTGTATAACGTAACCGATATCATCGATACCTATGTTTATAGATCCTTGACAGTCAACTTCGACATAGGAATGGGTTCTGCCGCCGGTGTCTTTCAGTCAGTTTTCGGTTGCATTCTGGTACTTACAGTCAATGCCCTGGTCAAACGTTTCAATGAAGATCTTGCATTGTTTTAA
- a CDS encoding RNA polymerase sigma factor yields MEIKSSNEASFRLVYEQVFPVIMRVAYHISYNMDVAEDIAQETFIRFFDKNMDFATMDDARYWLIRVAKNLAINHVKRRSRERGALEQLKTIPVAPSIDGGDVMMADETKALVREAIANLPEKFRTVMVLKEYSGLDYRQIASVLQISESNVKVRVHRARKMMESLLDREDVHVP; encoded by the coding sequence ATGGAAATAAAAAGCAGCAACGAAGCGTCATTCAGACTTGTATATGAGCAGGTTTTCCCCGTCATCATGCGTGTAGCGTACCACATTAGCTATAACATGGATGTCGCGGAAGACATAGCACAGGAAACGTTCATACGTTTCTTTGACAAGAACATGGATTTCGCTACCATGGATGATGCCCGTTATTGGTTGATCAGGGTGGCGAAGAACTTGGCCATCAATCATGTGAAGCGTAGGAGCAGGGAGCGTGGTGCTTTAGAGCAGTTGAAGACTATACCCGTGGCTCCGTCCATTGACGGTGGTGATGTGATGATGGCCGATGAGACCAAGGCTTTGGTACGGGAGGCGATAGCGAATTTGCCGGAAAAGTTCCGTACCGTCATGGTTCTCAAGGAGTATTCTGGCTTGGATTACCGGCAGATTGCTTCGGTGTTGCAGATTTCTGAGAGCAATGTGAAGGTTCGCGTTCATCGCGCACGCAAGATGATGGAATCATTGCTGGACAGGGAGGATGTTCATGTGCCTTGA
- the cysS gene encoding cysteine--tRNA ligase, protein MPFSVYNTMSRTIEEFQPIEEGKVGMYCCGPTVYNYAHIGNLRTYVFEDVLRRVLSYAGYNVKHVMNITDVGHLTDDGDAGEDKMLKSAREKGMSVWDIASFYTDAFFRDFDALGNMRPQIICKATDHVQQMITLIQKLEEGGHTYAAGGNVYFSIDTFPDYGKLAGLHLHMDELKAGARIEVDTFKRNPKDFVLWFTNSKFGEQAMMWDSPWGRGYPGWHIECSAMSMTYLGDKFDLHCGGIDAIPVHHTNEIAQSEAATGDHPWVKYWMHGEFLLNDTGKMSKSSGSFLTLQVLIDKGYEPLDYRFFCLGAHYRTQLRFSWEALDGARSSRRNLVGRIGRLKAEAGIPSPQPGETASGYLANFTEQIFNDLNMPRALAVMWGLLKDDSVSAADKLAVLLEMDKIFGLSFDKVQPQEDSTPVEGADDPEALELVRLRAEAKKSRDFATADRLRAKLEGIGYIVTDTPSGTTLTKKEM, encoded by the coding sequence ATGCCATTTTCCGTCTACAATACAATGAGCCGTACCATCGAGGAATTCCAACCCATCGAAGAAGGTAAGGTCGGCATGTATTGTTGCGGCCCTACTGTTTACAACTATGCCCATATTGGCAATCTCAGGACGTATGTCTTTGAAGATGTCCTGCGCAGGGTTCTGTCGTATGCCGGGTACAATGTCAAACATGTGATGAATATTACGGATGTAGGACATCTGACCGATGACGGAGATGCGGGTGAGGACAAGATGCTCAAAAGCGCCAGGGAGAAAGGAATGAGCGTCTGGGACATCGCCAGTTTTTACACTGATGCGTTCTTCCGGGATTTCGACGCACTGGGCAACATGCGCCCTCAAATCATCTGCAAGGCCACTGACCATGTACAGCAGATGATTACCCTTATCCAGAAGCTTGAGGAAGGCGGCCATACATATGCAGCGGGCGGGAACGTCTATTTCAGCATTGATACCTTTCCTGATTATGGGAAGCTGGCAGGTCTGCATCTGCATATGGACGAACTGAAAGCTGGCGCGCGCATAGAAGTGGACACTTTCAAACGCAATCCCAAAGACTTCGTACTCTGGTTCACAAACAGTAAGTTTGGTGAGCAGGCAATGATGTGGGACTCACCGTGGGGTCGGGGATATCCCGGCTGGCACATTGAGTGTTCGGCCATGAGCATGACATATCTTGGTGACAAGTTTGACCTTCACTGCGGAGGCATTGATGCCATTCCTGTTCATCATACCAATGAGATTGCGCAGAGTGAGGCCGCTACAGGTGATCATCCATGGGTCAAGTACTGGATGCACGGGGAATTTCTGCTCAATGACACAGGTAAGATGAGCAAAAGCTCTGGAAGTTTCCTGACGTTGCAGGTACTGATTGACAAGGGATATGAACCTCTGGATTACCGTTTCTTCTGCCTTGGAGCCCATTACCGTACCCAGTTGCGTTTTTCTTGGGAAGCTCTTGACGGAGCCAGATCCTCACGCAGGAATCTGGTCGGTCGCATCGGACGCCTGAAAGCTGAGGCGGGTATTCCCTCACCACAGCCAGGTGAGACGGCGAGTGGGTATCTTGCCAATTTCACTGAACAGATATTCAATGATTTGAATATGCCCCGCGCCCTTGCCGTCATGTGGGGACTCCTGAAGGATGACTCGGTGTCGGCGGCAGACAAGCTTGCTGTTCTTCTTGAAATGGACAAGATTTTTGGGCTTTCCTTTGACAAAGTGCAGCCACAGGAAGATTCAACTCCCGTTGAAGGGGCGGATGATCCTGAAGCGTTGGAGCTTGTACGTCTGCGAGCCGAGGCCAAGAAATCCAGAGATTTCGCCACGGCTGACCGTTTGCGGGCGAAGCTGGAGGGAATCGGATACATTGTCACGGACACCCCTTCCGGGACGACCTTGACGAAAAAAGAAATGTAA
- the murB gene encoding UDP-N-acetylmuramate dehydrogenase → MSAHTSLGTGGFADWAAWPSTSEQLREAMEFAHSRNVPVTYVGGGTNILVSDKGIRGLVIFSDHLTSCHSRGRLFCTQSGLSLDNAINTSIEMGLTGLELLGGLPGTVGGAIAGNAGIKEMTISDVLLYIDYMTPDGALHRMQNTGETFAYHHSSFPGDEQCFIIEAGFILNPTRKMAEARLKKEEALRRRTEHGHYRYPSAGCTFRNPVEGSAGRIIDNLGLKGKTVGGAQVSFSHANFIINPEGKATSSDIFELSRLIHETVFKETGIDLQREVRLIGDWDICNTKA, encoded by the coding sequence ATGTCCGCTCATACTTCCCTGGGGACAGGAGGTTTCGCGGATTGGGCGGCGTGGCCTTCGACTTCCGAACAGCTCCGTGAGGCCATGGAGTTTGCCCATAGCAGGAATGTGCCCGTCACGTATGTCGGAGGAGGAACGAACATCCTTGTCAGCGACAAAGGCATACGCGGCCTGGTGATTTTTTCAGATCACCTGACATCATGCCACAGCCGGGGCAGGCTTTTCTGCACCCAGTCCGGTCTGTCCCTTGACAATGCAATCAACACGTCCATTGAAATGGGACTCACCGGCCTTGAACTTCTGGGCGGACTGCCTGGTACCGTAGGAGGTGCCATAGCGGGAAACGCCGGAATCAAAGAAATGACAATCAGCGATGTATTGTTGTACATCGATTACATGACTCCTGACGGAGCATTGCATAGAATGCAGAACACTGGTGAAACCTTCGCCTATCATCATTCGTCTTTCCCTGGGGATGAACAGTGTTTCATCATAGAGGCGGGCTTTATCCTGAACCCGACCCGCAAGATGGCAGAAGCTCGTTTGAAAAAGGAGGAAGCCCTGAGACGCCGGACGGAACATGGGCATTACCGCTATCCTTCAGCTGGTTGCACGTTCCGCAATCCGGTGGAAGGTTCCGCCGGACGCATCATTGACAACCTCGGACTCAAGGGGAAAACGGTGGGAGGAGCGCAGGTTAGTTTCTCTCATGCCAATTTCATCATCAATCCAGAAGGCAAGGCAACCAGTTCAGATATCTTTGAACTCTCCCGACTCATCCATGAGACTGTCTTCAAGGAAACCGGCATCGATCTCCAGAGGGAAGTCAGGCTCATCGGCGACTGGGACATTTGCAATACCAAAGCCTGA
- a CDS encoding carbohydrate ABC transporter permease yields MKTITLQVKPDKGTRTFTLLGYFVMTIITIICFIPFWLIVVASISDEHMVLAEGFKLWPALISFAAYRSIFQGFDSLMKSYLVTILITVIGTVFSLLLTSMTGYVLIRQDFRKRNMVSFFIYFTTLFSGGVIPTYILFVKYLNLKNSLWALILPCLLSPWNIFLMRNFMKSIPYSLIDASKIDGANDWQIYEKVILPLSKAGLATVGLFIALTYWNDWYHASLYITKESLYPLQYLLYRMLSNAEYMKQAAAAGIFLDTVTLPSETLKMATALVVTGPILFLYPFVQRYFIKGIMIGSVKG; encoded by the coding sequence ATGAAAACCATCACACTACAAGTAAAACCCGATAAAGGAACAAGAACCTTTACACTACTCGGTTATTTCGTAATGACTATCATTACGATAATCTGCTTCATCCCATTCTGGCTTATTGTCGTTGCCAGTATTTCAGATGAGCATATGGTTTTGGCAGAAGGGTTCAAGTTATGGCCAGCACTCATTTCCTTTGCCGCATATCGCTCTATCTTCCAAGGTTTTGACAGTTTGATGAAATCATATCTTGTTACAATCCTCATAACAGTCATAGGCACAGTTTTTTCTTTGCTGCTGACCTCAATGACAGGGTATGTCTTAATCCGACAGGACTTTCGCAAACGGAATATGGTCTCCTTTTTCATATATTTCACGACTTTGTTCAGTGGCGGTGTAATTCCCACTTATATCCTGTTTGTAAAATATCTGAATCTGAAGAACTCTCTATGGGCATTGATTCTACCCTGCTTGTTAAGCCCCTGGAATATCTTCCTCATGAGGAATTTCATGAAATCCATTCCCTACAGCTTAATTGATGCATCCAAGATAGATGGCGCAAACGACTGGCAGATCTATGAAAAAGTGATTCTGCCTCTCAGCAAAGCAGGACTCGCAACCGTTGGGCTTTTCATAGCTCTGACATACTGGAATGACTGGTATCATGCTAGCTTGTATATAACCAAAGAAAGCTTATACCCACTCCAATATTTGCTGTACAGGATGCTTTCAAATGCAGAATATATGAAACAGGCTGCCGCTGCCGGTATTTTCCTTGATACGGTTACTTTACCAAGTGAAACCCTTAAAATGGCAACAGCTCTTGTTGTCACTGGCCCTATTCTTTTTCTCTATCCTTTTGTCCAAAGATACTTTATCAAGGGCATCATGATTGGAAGTGTCAAGGGCTGA
- a CDS encoding galactosylceramidase, whose translation MTVTIMVDGKKSGRTYQGIGGVTSNGMTKLLYEYPENQQKDILNFLFRPKFGASLQMLKVEIGSDANGTGGTEPSHMRSETDYDITRGVGLRMAQDAKQRSKDILLDAIRWGTPSWLTDNERKYRYYLNFLKGAKDIFGLDFDYLAPDENEGDYSIDWVVDVLRPGLDRDGFSKVKLSGADSTEDWNIAPIIEGNADLKNSLAAITRHYKQDSPQSLKECGLPIFNSEDLAPFRNKFSFALDMAYKIIRSYASGKMVQYVMHPVIEAIYDNVPYTCKSILLAANPWTGHYEIQPSLWVVAHFTQFIQLGWHYIDSACYSSVPYSYLTLQDSRTQDVSIIVLNRSEAIVNFEVRLENISASCLHVWLTDEDQQFIQKKDIRLIDNKVCFSLVPKSICTLTTTTGQQKGHAEFDIPKEMQFSLPYHEDFNSYELGKQPKYTIDQSGAFEISTGGKDGRQCLKQVLVNSQKPIDWERRPTPLPYTILGGQELTNYKVSFDFCMEEMPERDYVGYVLLGARCNHASLTCDIPECYNVRLYHNGRWFLSCGQIVLAAGRVRDFSLCTWHELAMCCEQDKISAFYNGTVLATIVDQSIPSGNSVIGSGYNIVKYDNFKIEKTGNLPETCRRYSLCADGIEKTGKWTEVGNAADNYYRTLLRSSEKGDQIAFAFTGTALSLIGVVDAESGKADIYIDKGKVATIDCFSTSKMFRRSLFSIHGLESGVHEFRLVVSGVHQDDALGSNINLNAIELIGGLVLSDCSSG comes from the coding sequence ATGACTGTTACAATTATGGTAGACGGTAAAAAATCGGGACGTACATATCAAGGGATTGGGGGAGTCACCAGCAATGGCATGACAAAACTTCTGTATGAATATCCGGAAAACCAACAAAAGGATATTCTGAATTTTCTCTTCCGCCCAAAGTTTGGCGCCAGCCTTCAGATGTTAAAGGTTGAAATTGGTTCTGATGCAAATGGTACTGGTGGTACAGAACCAAGTCATATGCGCTCCGAGACAGATTATGACATCACGAGAGGTGTTGGCTTGAGGATGGCTCAGGACGCAAAACAAAGAAGCAAGGATATTCTTCTTGATGCGATACGCTGGGGGACTCCTTCCTGGCTTACGGATAATGAAAGGAAATACCGGTATTACCTGAATTTTCTAAAAGGAGCGAAGGACATTTTCGGTCTTGATTTTGACTATCTTGCGCCGGATGAAAATGAAGGAGACTATAGCATAGATTGGGTCGTTGACGTACTTAGGCCAGGTCTTGATAGGGATGGATTCAGTAAAGTCAAACTGTCAGGCGCGGATAGCACAGAAGACTGGAACATAGCACCGATCATAGAAGGTAATGCTGATTTAAAGAATAGTCTTGCTGCAATTACCCGGCACTACAAGCAGGACAGTCCGCAGTCTCTCAAAGAATGTGGTCTTCCGATTTTCAATAGTGAAGATCTTGCGCCTTTCAGGAACAAGTTTTCCTTTGCCTTGGATATGGCCTATAAAATCATTCGCTCCTATGCATCGGGAAAGATGGTACAGTATGTGATGCATCCGGTCATCGAAGCGATATATGATAATGTTCCCTATACCTGCAAGAGCATTCTGCTGGCAGCAAATCCGTGGACAGGGCATTACGAGATTCAACCAAGTCTGTGGGTTGTCGCCCATTTTACCCAATTCATACAGCTGGGTTGGCACTATATTGATAGCGCCTGTTATTCTTCGGTTCCCTATAGTTATCTGACCTTGCAGGACTCCCGGACACAGGATGTAAGTATCATAGTGCTTAATAGAAGCGAAGCAATAGTGAACTTTGAGGTGCGGCTTGAAAATATCTCTGCTTCATGCCTCCATGTTTGGTTGACCGATGAAGATCAGCAGTTTATACAAAAGAAGGATATACGCCTCATCGACAATAAAGTCTGCTTCTCCCTTGTCCCTAAATCCATTTGCACACTTACGACTACTACCGGCCAGCAAAAAGGACATGCAGAGTTTGATATCCCAAAGGAAATGCAATTCAGCCTTCCTTATCACGAGGATTTCAATTCTTATGAACTCGGCAAGCAGCCAAAATATACGATTGATCAATCGGGCGCCTTTGAAATCAGTACTGGAGGAAAGGACGGCAGGCAATGTCTGAAACAGGTCTTGGTCAATTCCCAGAAGCCAATTGATTGGGAAAGGCGTCCCACCCCCTTGCCGTATACCATCCTGGGTGGGCAGGAATTGACGAATTACAAAGTCAGTTTTGATTTTTGCATGGAGGAAATGCCTGAAAGGGATTATGTGGGTTACGTGCTTCTTGGCGCTCGATGCAATCATGCGTCTCTCACCTGCGATATTCCCGAATGTTACAACGTAAGGTTGTATCACAACGGAAGATGGTTTTTATCCTGTGGTCAGATTGTCTTGGCGGCCGGTAGAGTCCGGGATTTTTCCCTTTGTACATGGCATGAGCTTGCTATGTGCTGTGAACAGGATAAAATCAGTGCTTTCTACAATGGGACTGTACTTGCGACTATAGTGGATCAATCCATCCCAAGCGGGAACAGTGTTATCGGCAGCGGCTATAACATAGTAAAATATGACAACTTCAAAATTGAGAAAACAGGGAACCTTCCAGAGACTTGCAGACGTTACTCATTATGTGCTGATGGTATTGAAAAGACTGGGAAGTGGACGGAAGTCGGTAATGCTGCTGATAATTACTATCGTACACTACTTAGGTCTTCGGAGAAAGGCGATCAGATAGCCTTTGCTTTCACAGGAACAGCTCTTAGTCTCATAGGAGTAGTCGATGCCGAATCTGGAAAAGCTGATATCTACATAGATAAAGGCAAGGTCGCGACAATCGATTGCTTTTCTACTTCAAAGATGTTCAGGAGAAGCCTATTCTCAATCCACGGACTTGAGAGTGGAGTTCATGAATTCAGACTGGTTGTCTCAGGTGTTCATCAGGATGATGCACTGGGAAGCAACATTAACCTTAATGCGATTGAGCTTATTGGAGGATTGGTTTTATCGGATTGTAGCAGTGGATGA
- a CDS encoding anti-sigma factor family protein encodes MCLDDQILDTYLDGELAEPWKTQVEEHLGYCPACKVRLDHLDAVRRTIRSAVLTDKEIESHRRKVLSYMENNYFARKKKVSFFRKKLNVGIPALLTSAAAFVVVFVGAFVLFGINGQQTAEIIPEVSPLLNQGNIVQVRATDNAGASRTLDDYSLEEILTFLNTKGYNVDVSIRTRNIIPLDSSVVSSPSETPSEDGVEDGAGN; translated from the coding sequence ATGTGCCTTGATGATCAGATTCTGGATACATATCTTGATGGCGAGCTTGCGGAGCCGTGGAAGACTCAGGTTGAGGAACACTTGGGTTATTGCCCCGCGTGCAAGGTTCGGCTTGATCATCTCGACGCGGTGCGGCGAACCATCCGTTCCGCTGTCCTGACTGACAAGGAAATAGAATCACACCGCCGCAAAGTCCTCAGCTACATGGAAAACAACTATTTTGCCAGAAAGAAGAAGGTGAGTTTCTTTCGCAAAAAGCTCAATGTAGGTATCCCTGCCTTGCTGACCAGTGCCGCCGCGTTTGTCGTTGTCTTTGTCGGCGCATTTGTCCTTTTTGGCATCAACGGTCAGCAGACAGCGGAAATCATCCCCGAAGTCTCGCCACTGCTTAATCAGGGGAACATTGTCCAGGTGCGTGCCACCGACAATGCCGGAGCTTCCCGGACTCTTGATGACTATTCATTGGAAGAAATACTGACATTCCTTAACACCAAGGGATATAACGTAGATGTGAGCATCCGTACCCGGAATATTATTCCGCTGGACTCATCTGTCGTTTCTTCACCATCCGAGACTCCCTCTGAGGATGGGGTTGAAGACGGGGCAGGGAACTGA
- a CDS encoding extracellular solute-binding protein, with product MKRFLVGMLVLCCAFTAFARGNAEISTTVQSSDNPFEEYVELIMYSSGSSGADTEKVIAKFNEMLKEKYNTTINVTCLGWNNYQNQYQLILTTGEPADLMYVNPNLYNLYASNGAFTDLTDLFEKYMPRIHGNFKEGQLEQAYVDGKLYMIPTYESNYPQYGIFYRFDLAKKYGLGEITSIDSFEKYADIIATKETDLRVIDGNPEQTLFQMFKAYYGFESIAGSNSSIVMARSYDDIHDIIAYPFTDEYVEWARRMKQWADKGYWSSNALSSTTDPWSSIQIGKSAITQANADGAKNMMSYMATKLPGTECAYWSLANLTGYSYVNPVTENGFAVPASSPNAERALRILEAIKTDQQLFDLWMYGIEGLHFSLTEDGKLIKPAVGVNPSTVNNHSMSGAQYAMRIKNLMRSESGVWEGSEGLLNWLSSIEVLNKFGAVTLDYSNVQAELAAVNNVVQQYGYPINIGIVENVDAAVAEYRRQLKIAGIDKLLEVVAQQMEVYYKKNGII from the coding sequence ATGAAAAGATTTCTCGTTGGCATGTTAGTTTTATGCTGTGCTTTTACTGCTTTTGCAAGAGGTAATGCTGAAATAAGTACTACAGTTCAAAGCAGTGACAATCCCTTTGAAGAATATGTGGAATTGATAATGTACAGTTCAGGATCTTCAGGCGCGGATACAGAGAAGGTAATAGCGAAGTTCAATGAGATGCTCAAGGAAAAATACAATACAACAATCAACGTTACCTGCCTTGGTTGGAATAACTATCAAAATCAGTATCAGTTGATTTTGACAACTGGAGAGCCAGCAGATTTGATGTATGTAAACCCGAATCTCTATAACTTGTATGCATCTAATGGAGCTTTCACTGATTTGACGGATTTATTTGAGAAATATATGCCGAGGATTCATGGTAATTTCAAGGAAGGCCAGCTTGAGCAGGCATATGTTGATGGCAAGTTGTACATGATTCCGACATATGAATCCAATTATCCCCAGTATGGTATTTTCTATCGTTTTGACCTTGCCAAAAAATATGGTCTTGGTGAGATTACAAGCATTGATTCCTTTGAGAAATATGCCGATATCATTGCTACCAAGGAAACGGATCTGAGAGTCATTGATGGCAACCCGGAGCAGACTCTGTTCCAGATGTTCAAGGCTTATTACGGTTTTGAGTCCATTGCCGGATCGAACAGCTCCATAGTGATGGCCCGGAGCTATGACGATATTCATGACATTATTGCGTATCCTTTTACCGATGAATATGTTGAATGGGCACGGAGGATGAAGCAGTGGGCAGACAAAGGTTATTGGAGTTCCAATGCTCTCTCCAGCACAACGGATCCCTGGAGTAGCATCCAGATAGGAAAAAGTGCGATCACACAGGCCAATGCAGATGGTGCCAAGAACATGATGAGTTATATGGCCACTAAACTTCCCGGCACTGAATGCGCTTATTGGAGCCTGGCGAACCTTACAGGATATTCTTATGTAAACCCCGTGACTGAAAATGGTTTCGCGGTTCCCGCATCTTCGCCCAATGCAGAGAGGGCTCTTAGGATTCTTGAAGCAATCAAAACAGACCAGCAACTGTTTGACCTTTGGATGTATGGCATAGAGGGACTTCACTTCTCTCTTACTGAAGATGGAAAGTTGATTAAACCTGCGGTAGGCGTAAATCCTTCTACCGTCAATAATCACAGTATGAGCGGTGCCCAGTATGCAATGCGGATAAAGAACCTGATGCGTAGTGAGTCCGGTGTTTGGGAAGGATCTGAGGGTTTGCTCAATTGGCTCTCATCCATTGAAGTCCTGAATAAGTTTGGTGCTGTTACCCTTGATTATTCAAATGTCCAGGCTGAACTTGCGGCAGTAAACAATGTTGTCCAGCAATATGGATACCCCATAAATATTGGTATTGTTGAAAATGTTGATGCCGCAGTAGCAGAGTATAGAAGGCAGCTCAAGATTGCTGGTATTGATAAGCTGCTGGAGGTCGTGGCTCAGCAGATGGAAGTGTACTACAAGAAGAACGGAATCATCTGA